The sequence ACAACGGGTGGCACTGGTGCGGGCGTTGGCGCGCGAACCGGCGCTGATGCTGCTCGATGAACCGTTCAGCTCGTTGGACACCGGGCTGCGCGCATCCACCCGCAAGGCGGTGGCCGGATTGCTCGCCGACGCCGGCGTGACGACGCTGCTGGTGACCCACGACCAGGAGGAAGCGCTCTCGGTCGCCGGTCAGATCGCCGTGATGCGGGACGGCAGGTTCACCCAGGTCGGTCCGCCGCAGCAGGTCTACCGCGAACCCGCCGACCATTTCACCGCGGCTTTTCTGGGGGACTGCATCTCGCTGCCGTGCACGGTGAACGCCTGCGTCGCCGAGTGCGCTCTCGGGCGCATCCCCGTGCAGGCCGACGACGGGCCGGCAACGGTGCTGCTGCGCCCCGAACAGCTTGTGGTGACAGGTGTTTCAGATACCGAGCAGTTCCGGGGCGTCGGCACCGTGGTCGCCTCCGAGTTCCTGGGTCACGACGTGCTGCTGACCATCGACCTCGCAGGTGATGCCGCACCGGTGGTCGTGCGTCAACACAGCCTCAACGCCCCTCCGATCGAGGCCAAGGTGCATATCGAGGTGGTCGGCAAAGGAATCGTGCTGTGATGCACCGGCTCGTCGACCTCCTTCGCGGCCACGGCGAGAACGTCGCGGTGCTCACCGAAACGCATCGGCTCACATATGCGCAGCTAGCCGACCGGGTCGCCGCAGCCGTGCCTGGCATCGGGGATACCCGCCGCCTGGTGTTGCTCGAAACCCGCAATGACATGTGGACGTTGGTGCATTACCTCGCGGCCCTCACCGGTGAGCATGTCGTGCTTCCCGTACCCGCCGGCCGCGATCACGCGACCATGGTGCAGGCCTATGATCCCGACGTGGTCGTCGCCGACGGCGCCGTGCACCATCGGCGAAGGGCTTCTCGGCATCGGCTGCACCCCGATCTCGCGCTGCTGCTCTCCACCTCCGGAAGCACCGGGTCCCCGAAACTGGTCCGGTTGTCACACACCAACCTGATCTCCAATGCGACCGCCATCGCCGAGTATCTGAACATCCGCGAATCAGACCGGGCCGCAACCACGCTGCCGATGTCCTACTGTTACGGCCTTTCGGTGGTCCACAGCCATCTGCTGCGTGGCGCCGCGCTGATCCTCACCGACCGGTCGGTGATGGACGAGCAGTTCTGGGACCTTTTCCGCCGGTGCCGCGGCACCTCGTTCGCCGGCGTTCCCTACACCTTCGAACTGCTCGAACGCATCGGCTTCGACACCATGGATCTGCCCACCCTTCGCTACGTCACCCAGGCCGGCGGCCGGATGGCGCCGGAGCGGGTGACGCGATTCGCCGAGCTGGCGCAGCGCCGCGGCTGGGAGCTGTTCGTGATGTACGGTGCGACCGAGGCCACGGCCCGAATGGCCTATCTTCCACCGGATCTGGCACTGTCGCGGCCAACCGCGATCGGCAGGCCGATCCCCGGCGGGTCGTTGACCCTGGAGCCGCTCGAGGACTGGGCCGACGACGACGTCGGCCAGCTCGTGTACCGCGGCGACAACGTCATGATGGGGTACGCGCGCGGCCCCGACGACCTGTCGCTCGGCAAGACCGTGGACACGTTGCACACCGGCGATATCGCCCGCCGCGCTCCCGACGGCCTCTACGAGGTGATCGGCCGCACCAGCCGATTCGTCAAGATCTACGGCCTGCGCATCGATCTGCAACAGCTCGAATCCAGCCTGCGCGCAGGCGGTATCACGACATTCTGCACATCCGACGACGGACACCTCGTCGTCGCCGCGGCCCGGCGACACGACGCATCCGCCGTGCAGCGCGCCGTCACGGAGGCCACCGGGGTGCCCGCCTGCTCGGTGCGGGCGGTGGCCGTCGATGAGTTGCCGCTGTTGCCGTCGGGCAAGCCCGACTACCCGACGGTGCGCCGGCTTGCGCGCGGCGCTGGACACTCGACCGTCACCGACCTGCGTGAGCTCTTCGCCGGTGTGCTGCAAAAGGATCCGGCCGGTATTGATCCGGAGGCCACGTTCGTCGACCTGGGCGGCAATTCGCTTTCCTATGTCGCGATGTCGGTACGGCTGGAGCGGATGCTCGGACACCTTCCGACCGACTGGCATCAGCGGCCGCTGCGCGAGCTGGAAACGATGGCGCGCCCCGTCACGGGCCGACGGCGGTGGTGGGCCTCGACGCTGGAGACCAGTGTGGCGTTGCGGGCGATCGCGATCGTGCTCATCGTGGGCTCGCATGCTGGGCTTTTCGAGCTGTGGGGCGGCGCGCACGTGTTGCTCGGGGTCGCGGGATACAACTTCGGCCGGTTCTGCATGACGTCGGTGCCGCGCACCGAGCGGGTGCGACACCTGCGCAGTACCATCGCTTGGATTGCGGTGCCGTCGGTGGCGTGGGTGGCCGTCGTGATGCTGCTCGACGACGACTACACGTGGACAAACCTGTTGCTGGCCAACAAGATTCTCGGTCCGCACGATAGCATGACCGCCGGGCGGCTGTGGTTCGTCGAGGTGCTGGTGTGGACGCTGGTCGCGCTGCTGTTGCTGTTCTGGCTGCCCGGACTGGACCGACTGGAGCGGCAACGACCGTTCGCCGTCGCGGTGGCGTTCCTGGTGGTGGGGCTGGCGCTGCGCTACGACGTGCTCGGGCTGGGCCTTGGTCGGGAGGCGTGGTTCACGATGCTGGCGTTCTGGTTCTTCGCGATCGGCTGGGCGGCGGCGAAAGCGTCGACGACGCTGCAACGCGCCGCGGTGACGGCCGTGCTGGCCGTGGCACTGCACGGGTATTTCGGCAGCACGCTGCGCGAGGCGATGGTGCTGGGTGGGCTGGTATTGCTCATCTGGCTGCCGACGCTCCGCTGCCCCGTCGGGCTGACGACGGTCGCCGGTGTCCTTGCGGAGGCCTCGCTGTACACCTACCTGGTGCACTACCAGGTGTATGAGTTGTTCCCCCGCCACCCCATGCTCGGGGTGATCGCGTCGCTGGCGGTCGGGGTGCTGCTCACCTACCTGCTGACGCTCCTGCGCAGCCGCTTTTCTTCGCCCAAAGGGACATTCGGGCGACAAAGTGCGAGTAGATCGCGCCAAAACGTCGATCTCGGCGCGGGCTAGGCACCTCGGCGCGGGCTAGATCCAGGGCCCCTAAAAAGCAGTAGACCCCCTTCGCAGGGGGTCTACCGAGTGGAACGTGTTACGCGTCAGCGCCGGAACCCGAGCCGGTATCGGAATCCGAACCGTTGCCCGATTCCGAATCCGAGCCGGTACCCGAATCCGGGCCGGTGCCGGAACCTGGGCCGGTGCCGGTCTCGACGTCGAGGTCGGTGTCGTCGGCATCGTCATCGGTCAGGCCGCCGTCCTCGTCCCCATCGTCGACACCGAGGTCCACGTCGTCGAGCTCGTCGTCATCGACGCCGGTTGCATCGGTGTCATCGAGTGGCGTCTCGGAGATGACGTCCTCGTCGGAGTCCGAGTCCCCGGCGTCCTCGTCGCTTGCAGCCGACGAGT comes from Mycolicibacterium pulveris and encodes:
- a CDS encoding ABC transporter ATP-binding protein — encoded protein: MTATVETHGLAKSFNGHTVLHHIDLEVQPGTITAVVGSSGCGKTTLLRLIAGFEQPDAGTISIGGRQVASPERSVPPHRRAVGYVAQDGALFPHLTVGQNIAYGLPHRQHRERVRARVAELLETVSLDPSYASRRPHELSGGQQQRVALVRALAREPALMLLDEPFSSLDTGLRASTRKAVAGLLADAGVTTLLVTHDQEEALSVAGQIAVMRDGRFTQVGPPQQVYREPADHFTAAFLGDCISLPCTVNACVAECALGRIPVQADDGPATVLLRPEQLVVTGVSDTEQFRGVGTVVASEFLGHDVLLTIDLAGDAAPVVVRQHSLNAPPIEAKVHIEVVGKGIVL
- a CDS encoding AMP-binding protein — its product is MHRLVDLLRGHGENVAVLTETHRLTYAQLADRVAAAVPGIGDTRRLVLLETRNDMWTLVHYLAALTGEHVVLPVPAGRDHATMVQAYDPDVVVADGAVHHRRRASRHRLHPDLALLLSTSGSTGSPKLVRLSHTNLISNATAIAEYLNIRESDRAATTLPMSYCYGLSVVHSHLLRGAALILTDRSVMDEQFWDLFRRCRGTSFAGVPYTFELLERIGFDTMDLPTLRYVTQAGGRMAPERVTRFAELAQRRGWELFVMYGATEATARMAYLPPDLALSRPTAIGRPIPGGSLTLEPLEDWADDDVGQLVYRGDNVMMGYARGPDDLSLGKTVDTLHTGDIARRAPDGLYEVIGRTSRFVKIYGLRIDLQQLESSLRAGGITTFCTSDDGHLVVAAARRHDASAVQRAVTEATGVPACSVRAVAVDELPLLPSGKPDYPTVRRLARGAGHSTVTDLRELFAGVLQKDPAGIDPEATFVDLGGNSLSYVAMSVRLERMLGHLPTDWHQRPLRELETMARPVTGRRRWWASTLETSVALRAIAIVLIVGSHAGLFELWGGAHVLLGVAGYNFGRFCMTSVPRTERVRHLRSTIAWIAVPSVAWVAVVMLLDDDYTWTNLLLANKILGPHDSMTAGRLWFVEVLVWTLVALLLLFWLPGLDRLERQRPFAVAVAFLVVGLALRYDVLGLGLGREAWFTMLAFWFFAIGWAAAKASTTLQRAAVTAVLAVALHGYFGSTLREAMVLGGLVLLIWLPTLRCPVGLTTVAGVLAEASLYTYLVHYQVYELFPRHPMLGVIASLAVGVLLTYLLTLLRSRFSSPKGTFGRQSASRSRQNVDLGAG